Proteins from one Camelina sativa cultivar DH55 chromosome 8, Cs, whole genome shotgun sequence genomic window:
- the LOC104709845 gene encoding aspartyl protease family protein At5g10770-like: MDLAQISFIPLINCSASNCIYGIQYGDQSFSVGFLAKEKFTLTNSDVFDGVYFGCGENNQGLFTGVAGLLGLGRDKLSFPSQTATAYNKIFSYCLPSSASYTGHLTFGTAGISRSVKFTPISTITDGSSFYGLDIVGITVGGQKLAIPSTVFSTPGALIDSGTVITRLPPKAYAALRSEFKAKMSKYPTTSGVSILDTCFDLSGFKTVTIPKVAFSFSGGAVVELGSKGLFYAFKMSQVCLAFAGNSDDSNAAIFGNVQQQTLEVVYDGAGGRVGFAPNGCS; encoded by the exons atggatttggcacaAATTAGCTTTATCCCATTAATCAA CTGTTCGGCTTCGAATTGCATCTACGGTATACAATACGGCGATCAATCGTTCTCCGTCGGGTTTCTCGCCAAGGAGAAATTTACACTAACGAACTCCGACGTCTTCGACGGCGTTTATTTCGGTTGCGGCGAAAACAACCAAGGACTTTTCACCGGTGTCGCCGGACTTCTCGGTCTTGGCCGTGATAAGCTCTCATTCCCTTCCCAGACGGCAACGGCTTACAATAAGATCTTCTCTTACTGTCTCCCTTCCTCCGCTAGCTACACCGGTCATCTCACCTTCGGAACCGCTGGAATCTCCAGATCCGTCAAATTCACACCGATCTCCACCATAACGGATGGGAGCTCCTTCTACGGTCTCGATATCGTCGGAATCACCGTCGGCGGTCAGAAATTAGCGATTCCTTCAACCGTATTCTCTACTCCGGGAGCTTTGATTGATTCCGGAACCGTTATCACCCGTCTCCCGCCTAAAGCCTACGCGGCGTTACGGAGCGAGTTCAAGGCGAAGATGTCAAAGTATCCGACCACGTCGGGGGTCTCGATCCTGGACACGTGTTTCGATCTCAGCGGATTTAAGACTGTGACGATCCCGAAGGTGGCGTTCTCTTTCAGCGGTGGCGCCGTCGTGGAGCTTGGCTCGAAAGGGTTATTTTACGCGTTTAAGATGTCGCAGGTTTGTTTGGCGTTTGCGGGGAATAGCGATGACAGTAACGCTGCCATCTTTGGAAACGTTCAGCAGCAAACGCTAGAAGTTGTGTATGATGGTGCGGGTGGGCGGGTCGGGTTTGCTCCAAACGGGTGTagttaa
- the LOC104708022 gene encoding aspartyl protease family protein At5g10770, with amino-acid sequence MLLSVIFVRESKKRESKMSINRNLLNIIIILCVCLNLGCNEGAQESEKKETYSHTIEVSSLFPSSSSCVLSPRATKTKSSLHVTHRHGTCSPLNHNGKATRPDHVEILKLDQSRVNSIHSKLSKKLTTNHVSQSQSTDLPAKDGSTLGSGNYIVTVGVGTPKHDLSLIFDTGSDLTWTQCEPCVRTCYDQKEPIFNPSKSTSYYNVSCSSAACGSLSSATGNGGSCSASNCIYGIQYGDQSFSVGFLAKEKFTLTNSDVFDGVYFGCGENNQGLFTGVAGLLGLGRDKLSFPSQTATAYNKIFSYCLPSSASYTGHLTFGTAGISRSVKFTPISTITDGSSFYGLDIVGITVGGQKLAIPSTVFSTPGALIDSGTVITRLPPKAYAALRSEFKAKMSKYPTTSGVSILDTCFDLSGFKTVTIPKVAFSFSGGAVVELGSKGLFYAFKMSQVCLAFAGNSDDSNAAIFGNVQQQTLEVVYDGAGGRVGFAPNGCS; translated from the exons ATGTTATTGAGTGTCATTTTTGTGAGGGAGagcaaaaaaagagagagcaaaATGAGCATAAATAGGAATTTGTTGAATATCATAATAATCCTTTGTGTATGTCTCAATTTGGGTTGTAACGAGGGAGCTCAAGAAAGTGAGAAGAAAGAGACTTACTCTCATACCATCGAAGTCagctctctcttcccttcatcatcatcttgtgtTCTTTCTCCCAGAG CGACGAAGACAAAGTCCTCACTGCACGTAACGCACAGACACGGCACGTGCTCGCCTCTAAACCACAACGGCAAAGCCACGAGACCAGACCATGTCGAGATCCTCAAACTCGACCAGTCGCGCGTAAACTCAATCCACTCAAAACTATCAAAGAAACTCACAACAAACCACGTCAGTCAAAGCCAGTCAACGGATCTACCGGCTAAAGACGGAAGCACACTCGGCTCAGGAAACTACATCGTGACCGTCGGAGTCGGGACACCGAAACACGACCTCTCACTAATCTTTGACACCGGAAGCGATCTAACGTGGACTCAGTGCGAGCCATGTGTCCGAACTTGCTACGACCAAAAGGAACCAATCTTTAACCCTTCTAAGTCTACTTCTTACTACAATGTCTCCTGCTCATCGGCTGCGTGTGGTTCTCTCTCTTCCGCTACAG GAAACGGCGGAAGCTGTTCGGCTTCGAATTGCATCTACGGTATACAATACGGCGATCAATCGTTCTCCGTCGGGTTTCTCGCCAAGGAGAAATTTACACTAACGAACTCCGACGTCTTCGACGGCGTTTATTTCGGTTGCGGCGAAAACAACCAAGGACTTTTCACCGGTGTCGCCGGACTTCTCGGTCTTGGCCGTGATAAGCTCTCATTCCCTTCCCAGACGGCAACGGCTTACAATAAGATCTTCTCTTACTGTCTCCCTTCCTCCGCTAGCTACACCGGTCATCTCACCTTCGGAACCGCTGGAATCTCCAGATCCGTCAAATTCACACCGATCTCCACCATAACGGATGGGAGCTCCTTCTACGGTCTCGATATCGTCGGAATCACCGTCGGCGGTCAGAAATTAGCGATTCCTTCAACCGTATTCTCTACTCCGGGAGCTTTGATTGATTCCGGAACCGTTATCACCCGTCTCCCGCCTAAAGCCTACGCGGCGTTACGGAGCGAGTTCAAGGCGAAGATGTCAAAGTATCCGACCACGTCGGGGGTCTCGATCCTGGACACGTGTTTCGATCTCAGCGGATTTAAGACTGTGACGATCCCGAAGGTGGCGTTCTCTTTCAGCGGTGGCGCCGTCGTGGAGCTTGGCTCGAAAGGGTTATTTTACGCGTTTAAGATGTCGCAGGTTTGTTTGGCGTTTGCGGGGAATAGCGATGACAGTAACGCTGCCATCTTTGGAAACGTTCAGCAGCAAACGCTAGAAGTTGTGTATGATGGTGCGGGTGGGCGGGTCGGGTTTGCTCCAAACGGGTGTagttaa
- the LOC104708021 gene encoding ER membrane protein complex subunit 4, which produces MDKGKAVMGTGRRWAVEFSDQSTVPSSRDILDPPGFFRASQEQDESANSRKKKDAEANWKLQKAWEVAQSPFKNLMMMGFMMWMAGNTVHLFSIGITFSALWQPISALQSVGKIFEPFKDNKVELLMPKLVFLALNLGGLALGVWKLNTLGLLPTHASDWVSSLPPPQEVEHSGAGFVFH; this is translated from the exons ATGGATAAAGGCAAAGCAGTGATGGGTACTGGTCGGAGATGGGCCGTCGAATTCTCCGATCAATCTACTGTTCCATCTTCTCGTGACATCCTCGATCCACCTGGGTTCTTTCGTGCTTCTCAGGAAcag GATGAGTCAGCTAATAGCCGTAAAAAGAAAGACGCTGAAGCTAATTGGAAACTTCAG AAAGCGTGGGAAGTAGCGCAATCTCCGTTTAagaatttgatgatgatgggtTTCATGATGTGGATGGCTGGAAATACAGTCCATCTATTTAGCATTGGTATTACTTTCTCTGCTCTTTGGCAGCCTATCAGCGCTCTCCAGAGTGTTGGAAAGA TTTTTGAGCCATTCAAGGATAACAAAGTGGAACTACTTATGCCGAAATTAGTGTTTCTTGCCCTAAACCTTGGAGGGTTAGCTTTGGGAGTCTGGAAG CTTAACACTTTGGGGCTTCTTCCGACACATGCATCAGATTGGGTTTCATCTCTACCCCCTCCTCAG GAAGTTGAACACTCAGGTGCAGGATTTGTTTTCCACTGA
- the LOC104708027 gene encoding uncharacterized protein LOC104708027: MAKDQHLRPWFLDLVPALVIFLAAAHVIALGYWIYRLATDRRPQRGKFH, encoded by the exons ATGGCCAAGGATCAGCACTTGCGACCTTGGTTTCTGGATCTAGTGCCAGCTTTGGTTATTTTCCTCGCCGCAGCTCATGTCATCGCCTTG GGTTACTGGATTTACAGATTAGCTACTGATCGTCGACCTCAGAGAGGAAAATTTCACTGA
- the LOC104708023 gene encoding aspartyl protease AED1-like, which produces MSVMKNFLNVILILCVCLNWCFTEGVAEKKESGKVDSYTFQVSSLFPSSSSCVLSSKASNTKSSLRVVHMHGACSHLSSNKDASLDHEEILRHDQARVESIRSKLSKNNADGVSMTKSTKLPAKSGITLGSGNYIVTIGIGTPKHDISLAFDTGSDLTWTQCKPCLGSCYSQKEPIFNPSSSSSYHNVSCSSPVCKNGTTCLDSNCVYGIVYGDNSFTRGFFAKERFTLTNSDVLDNVYFGCGEYNQGLFFRTAGILGLGRGKLSLPSQTATTYNNIFSYCLPSSASNTGHLTFGSAGIVSKSVKFTPVYSFRSSPHYGIKIVGISVGDKELEITPASFSTNGAIIDSGTVITRLPTKVYAELRTVFKEKMSRYKATSGRGIFDTCYDFTGLDTMRIPKIAFSLGGGTVVELDKIGMVLYPFTRSQVCLAFAGDDDHIPAIFGNVQQKTMEIVYDVAGGRLGFAPNGCS; this is translated from the exons ATGAGCGTAATGAAGAATTTCTTGAATGTGATACTTATCCTTTGTGTATGTCTCAATTGGTGTTTTACCGAAGGGGTGGCTGAGAAAAAAGAGAGTGGAAAGGTTGATTCCTACACCTTTCAAGTCAGCTCTCTGTTTCCTTCATCGTCATCTTGTGTTCTTTCTTCAAAAG CATCTAATACCAAGTCGTCGCTTCGTGTGGTGCACATGCACGGCGCGTGCTCGCATCTTAGCAGCAACAAAGATGCGAGTCTCGACCATGAGGAAATCCTCAGACACGATCAAGCACGCGTGGAGTCAATTCGCTCCAAACTCTCGAAGAATAACGCAGATGGAGTCAGCATGACCAAGTCAACCAAGCTACCGGCTAAAAGTGGAATCACACTCGGTTCAGGAAACTACATCGTAACAATCGGAATCGGGACACCTAAGCACGATATATCCCTAGCCTTCGACACCGGAAGCGATTTGACGTGGACTCAATGCAAGCCATGTCTTGGAAGCTGCTATTCACAAAAGGAACCAATCTTTAacccttcttcatcttcatcttacCACAACGTTTCGTGCTCATCTCCAGTGTGTAAAAACGGTACTACTTGCTTGGATTCCAACTGCGTATACGGAATCGTTTATGGAGATAATTCGTTTACACGAGGATTCTTCGCCAAGGAAAGATTTACCCTAACAAACTCTGATGTCTTGGATAATGTTTACTTTGGTTGCGGTGAATACAACCAAGGACTTTTCTTCCGTACTGCTGGGATCCTTGGCCTTGGCCGTGGGAAACTCTCACTTCCGTCGCAAACAGCAACGACCTACAACAATATCTTCTCCTACTGCCTACCTTCTTCCGCAAGTAACACCGGCCATCTTACCTTTGGATCCGCTGGAATAGTCTCTAAATCCGTTAAATTCACCCCGGTTTATTCCTTCCGAAGCTCACCCCATTATGGCATCAAAATCGTAGGTATCAGTGTAGGCGACAAGGAACTAGAGATTACTCCAGCCTCATTCTCGACGAACGGTGCTATAATAGACTCCGGAACCGTGATCACTCGCCTCCCTACCAAGGTCTACGCGGAACTACGGACCGTGTTTAAGGAAAAGATGTCGAGGTACAAGGCTACGTCAGGACGCGGGATTTTTGACACGTGTTACGATTTTACTGGTTTGGATACAATGAGAATCCCCAAGATTGCATTCTCCTTGGGCGGTGGCACTGTCGTAGAACTCGATAAAATAGGGATGGTATTGTATCCGTTTACGCGGTCGCAGGTTTGTTTGGCGTTTGCAGGGGATGATGATCACATTCCCGCCATCTTTGGAAACGTTCAGCAGAAGACGATGGAAATTGTGTACGACGTGGCTGGTGGACGACTCGGTTTTGCTCCTAATGGTTGTAGCTAA
- the LOC104708026 gene encoding protein ENHANCED DISEASE RESISTANCE 2-like: protein MSPSSKQRHRSSTGENKSKPVRSGSSSAIPEWITEATSGGSLRRVDPDTGTDGWASPPGDVFSLRSDSYLTKKQKSPAGDYILSPAGMDWLRSSSKLENVLARPDNRVAHALRKAQSRGQSLKSFIFAVNLQIPGKDHHSAVFYFATEEPIPSGSLLHRFINGDDAFRNQRFKIVNRIVKGPWVVKAAVGNYGACLLGKALTCNYHRGPNYFEIDVDICSSAIATAILRLALGYVTSVTIDMGFLAEAQTDEELPEKLIGAVRVCQMEMSSAFVVDAPPPQQLPSQPCRTLSSAKVNHDEDED from the coding sequence ATGAGCCCTTCTTCCAAGCAGCGGCATCGTAGCTCAACCGgcgaaaacaaatcaaaaccggTTAGATCCGGTTCATCCTCCGCCATACCGGAATGGATTACCGAAGCAACAAGCGGCGGATCTCTACGCCGCGTAGATCCCGATACAGGCACAGACGGCTGGGCTTCTCCTCCGGGAGACGTTTTCTCTCTCCGCTCAGATTCTTACttgaccaaaaaacaaaaatctcccGCCGGTGATTACATCCTCTCTCCCGCCGGCATGGACTGGCTCAGATCAAGTTCCAAGCTCGAAAACGTGCTCGCTCGTCCCGATAACCGTGTGGCTCACGCTCTTAGAAAAGCTCAATCTCGTGGTCAATCTCTCAAGAGCTTCATCTTCGCCGTGAATCTCCAGATTCCAGGTAAAGATCACCACAGCGCCGTGTTCTACTTCGCGACGGAAGAACCTATCCCTTCCGGTTCGCTTCTCCACCGGTTCATCAACGGAGACGACGCCTTCCGGAACCAGAGATTCAAAATCGTGAACCGGATCGTGAAAGGTCCTTGGGTAGTGAAAGCCGCGGTCGGGAACTATGGAGCTTGTCTTCTAGGGAAAGCCTTGACTTGCAATTATCACAGAGGTCCTAACTATTTCGAAATCGACGTCGATATATGCAGCTCGGCGATCGCGACGGCGATTTTGCGATTAGCGTTAGGGTACGTGACGAGCGTGACGATAGATATGGGGTTCTTGGCAGAGGCGCAGACGGATGAAGAGCTGCCTGAGAAATTAATCGGGGCTGTTAGGGTTTGTCAAATGGAAATGTCGTCGGCGTTTGTGGTCGACGCTCCACCGCCGCAGCAATTGCCGTCACAACCGTGTAGAACGTTGAGTTCGGCTAAAGTTAACCACGACGAAGACGAGGattga
- the LOC104708025 gene encoding aspartyl protease AED1-like — translation MSIMKNFLNVILILCVCLNWCFTEGAEEKESGKVDSYTFQVSSLFPSSSSSCTPSSKASNKKSSLRVVHMHGACSHLSSNKDARLDHDEILRRDQARVKSIHSKLLKNNADGVSKAKSTELPAKDGSTLDSANYIVTVGIGTPEHDISLVFDTGSDLTWTQCQPCLGSCYSQQEPIFNPSLSSSYHNVSCSSPMCGNHPSCNSVTSCRYRIRYGDGSATIGVLAKEKFTLTNSDVLEDVYFGCGENNTGLFNGAAGILGLGRGKLSIPSQTTTTYNNIFSYCLPSSASNTGHLTFGSAGISESVKYTPISSFPSSSLYGIDIVGIRVGDKELEITPTSFSTDGAIIDSGTVITRLPTKVYAEMSSVFKEKMSSYKTTSGRSILDTCYDFTGLATVTIPTIAFTFSGGTVVKLDGIGILYQITQSQVCLAFAGDDDILAIFGNVQQTTLEIVYDVAGGRVGFAPNGCS, via the exons ATGAGCATAATGAAGAATTTCTTGAATGTGATACTTATCCTTTGTGTATGTCTCAATTGGTGTTTTACCGAAGGAgctgaagaaaaagagagtggaAAAGTTGATTCCTACACCTTTCAAGTCAGCTCTCTatttccttcatcatcatcatcttgtacCCCTTCTTCAAAAG CATCTAATAAAAAATCGTCGCTTCGTGTGGTGCACATGCACGGCGCGTGCTCGCATCTTAGCAGCAACAAAGATGCGAGGCTCGACCATGACGAAATCCTCAGACGTGATCAAGCACGCGTGAAGTCCATCCACTCCAAATTGTTAAAGAATAACGCAGATGGAGTCAGCAAAGCCAAGTCAACCGAGCTACCGGCTAAAGACGGAAGCACACTTGATTCAGCAAACTACATCGTAACAGTCGGAATCGGGACACCGGAGCACGATATATCGCTGGTTTTCGACACCGGAAGCGATTTGACGTGGACTCAATGCCAACCATGTCTTGGAAGCTGCTATTCACAACAGGAACCAATCTTTAAcccttctttatcttcttcttaccaCAACGTCTCGTGCTCATCTCCAATGTGTGGAAACCACCCAAGTTGCAATTCGGTTACCAGTTGCCGATACAGAATCCGTTACGGAGATGGATCGGCTACCATCGGAGTCCTCGCCAAGGAGAAATTTACCCTAACGAACTCTGATGTCTTGGAAGATGTTTACTTTGGCTGCGGTGAAAACAACACAGGACTTTTCAACGGTGCTGCTGGGATTCTTGGACTTGGCCGTGGCAAACTCTCAATTCCATCGCAGACAACAACAACCTACAACAATATCTTCTCCTACTGTCTACCTTCTTCCGCAAGTAACACCGGCCATCTTACCTTTGGATCCGCTGGAATCTCTGAATCCGTTAAATACACCCCGATTTCTTCCTTCCCAAGCTCATCCCTATATGGCATTGATATTGTTGGCATCCGTGTAGGCGACAAGGAACTAGAGATTACACCAACCTCATTCTCGACGGACGGTGCTATAATAGACTCTGGCACCGTGATTACTCGCCTCCCAACCAAGGTCTACGCAGAAATGAGCAGCGTGTTTAAAGAAAAGATGTCTAGTTACAAGACTACGTCGGGACGCTCGATTCTCGACACATGTTATGATTTCACTGGGTTGGCTACGGTGACAATCCCCACGATTGCATTCACCTTCAGCGGTGGCACTGTCGTAAAACTTGATGGAATAGGGATTTTGTATCAGATAACGCAGTCACAGGTTTGTTTGGCGTTTGCAGGGGATGATGACATTCTCGCCATCTTTGGAAACGTTCAGCAGACGACGCTAGAAATTGTGTACGACGTGGCTGGTGGACGGGTTGGGTTTGCTCCCAACGGTTGTAGCTag
- the LOC104709844 gene encoding ubiquitin carboxyl-terminal hydrolase 22-like — protein sequence MSVKSGADVVPVRSNKKRRLDSQLIIGSKFLVSPRDRREKWSFPLGLRGLNNLGSTCFMNAVLQALVHAPPLRNFWLSGQHNRDLCPRRTMSLLCLPCDLDVIFAAMFSGDRTPYSPAHLLHSWWQHSTNLATYEQQDSHEFFISLLDRIHENEGKSKCLYQDHEECQCITHKAFSGLLRSDVTCTTCGSTSTTYDPFIDISLTLDSANGFSHADCRKNRYSGGPSVNATMPTLAGCLDFFTRSEKLGPDQKLNCQSCGEKRESSKQMSIRRLPLLLCLHVKRFEHSLTRKTSRKIDSYLQYPFRLNMSPYLSSSIIGKRFGNRMFAFDGEGEYDSSSSSSPSAEFEIFAVVTHSGMLESGHYVTYLRLKGLWYKCDDAWINEVEEEVVRGCECYMLFYAQEKVIQKAHKELSYQVISMADAFPFADC from the exons ATGTCTGTTAAATCAGGGGCTGATGTTGTTCCGGTTAGATCCAACAAGAAGAGGAGGTTGGACTCTCAGTTGATTATAGGATCCAAGTTTCTGGTCTCACCTCGAGATCGGAGGGAGAAATGGTCGTTTCCTTTGGGGTTAAGAGGTTTGAATAATCTTGGAAGCACTTGTTTCATGAATGCTGTGTTGCAAGCGCTTGTTCATGCTCCTCCTTTGAGAAACTTTTGGTTAAGTGGTCAGCACAATCGTGATCTTTGTCCGAGAAGAACAATGAGTTTGTTGTGTTTGCCCTGTGATCTTGATGTTATCTTCGCTGCTATGTTTTCCGGTGATAGGACTCCATATAGCCCAGCTCATTTGCTTCACAG TTGGTGGCAGCACTCAACAAATCTAGCAACATATGAGCAGCAGGATTCTCACGAGTTCTTCATTTCTCTATTGGATCGTATCCATGAGAACGAAGGAAAGTCGAAATGTTTGTATCAAG ATCATGAGGAGTGTCAGTGTATCACTCACAAAGCATTCTCTGGTCTTTTAAGATCAGATGTCACCTGCACAACGTGTGGATCCACATCAACAACATATGATCCATTTATCGACATTTCACTTACTTTAGATTCTGCGAATGGATTCTCTCACGCTGATTGCAGAAAGAACAGATATAGTGGTGGACCAAGCGTGAATGCAACCATGCCAACTCTCGCAGGTTGCTTAGATTTCTTCACAAGGTCAGAAAAACTTGGTCCGGACCAGAAACTAAACTGCCAAAGCTGTGGAGAAAAGCGAGAATCTTCAAAACAAATGTCCATAAGAAGACTTCCTCTGCTACTTTGCTTGCATGTAAAGCGTTTTGAACATTCTCTTACCCGTAAAACCTCAAGAAAAATTGATAGTTACTTGCAGTATCCGTTCCGCCTAAACATGTCACCTTACCTATCTTCATCCATCATTGGAAAGCGGTTTGGGAACAGGATGTTTGCCTTTGATGGAGAAGGCGAATATGAcagttcatcatcttcatctccatcaGCGGAATTTGAGATATTTGCGGTTGTAACTCACTCAGGGATGTTGGAATCGGGTCACTATGTGACCTACCTTAGGCTGAAAGGGTTGTGGTATAAATGTGATGATGCATGGATCAatgaggttgaagaagaagtggtGAGAGGATGCGAGTGTTATATGTTGTTCTATGCACAAGAGAAAGTGATTCAAAAGGCTCATAAGGAGTTGAGTTATCAAGTTATCTCCATGGCTGATGCATTTCCCTTTGCTGATTGCTGA